CTAAGAAATGCAGAAGATATGGTAAATCGCGAAATGGGCAAACTAACTGGAGGAATGAATGTTCCAGGATTGTTCTAAATAGGGGGCAATAAATAATGGATTTTTATGCATTACCCATAGCTAATCTAATAGAGCAGTTTTCTAAATTGCCTGGAATAGGAAGGAAAACTGCTCAAAGACTTGCATTTTATGTCCTAGAAATGGATGAAATCGACTCGGACAAGTTGGCGAATGCAATAATTGATGCAAAGGAAAAGATAAAGCTTTGCAGCGTTTGCTGTGATTTAACAGATGATGATCCATGTCATCTTTGTAAGGATGAGACGAGGGATAAGTCCATGATTTGTGTCGTTGAAGGTGCCAAGGACAAGATAGCTATGGAAAGATCACGTGAATTTAAAGGTCAATATCACATTCTACATGGTGTAATTTCACCTATGGATAATATTGGACCAGCTGATATAAAGGTAAGGGAATTATTAAATAGGTTAGATAATGATGATGTAAAAGAGGTAATTATTGCTACAAATCCAACAGTTGAAGGAGAGGCCACAGCACTGTATCTATCAAAGCTAATTAAACCATTAGGAATTAAGGTTACAAGAATAGCCCATGGTATTCCGGTTGGAGGAGATTTAGAATTTTTTGATGAAGTTACACTAGCTAAGGCAATGGATAATCGTAGAGAGATATAGTACTATTACAAAACCATGGTTTAAAAGGGATAAAGAAAGCCCTTTAGACCATGGTTTTTTATTGAACAAATCTATGTTTACCCTTTGCCTTCATATAGTTCTCAAATCTTTCAACAGTTGAGTTAATAATTAGTTCCTCAGGAATATTAGCTCCTTCTAGCAATTTAAATATTTCATCAAATCTTCCAACATCAAAAGATATATGACTGTCACTACTAAATATCATAGGTACATTATATTTCTTGCAAATTAAAGCTATTTCTAGGCAATTATCCTTACTGCCAGAACGACTTGTATGAAGTGAACTATTATTTATCTCTATTAGTTTGTTAGTTTCCTTGGCCTTCAACACTATTTCTTCATAATGGATTGGAAATCTTGGATTACCTAGATGTACTATTATATCTACATATTTGTTTTCCATAACGTTTAGTACTGCTTGTGTATTTCTATACACATCCATTATTTCTGAAGGGCCTTCGTGTAGTCCAGCTAAAACTATATCTAAATGTTCTAAGAATTTCTCAGGTACATCTATATCACCAAATTCGTTTAAAATATTCGCTTCTACACCCTTTAATATGTTAACACCATAGATGGTCTCTGGAACCACTCTTAAATTCCCAATATGCCAAATATTAGCTGCACCCTGCAATGAAGGCCCATGATCTGTTATGCCAACATATTTTAAACCTTTATCACTTGCTACCTTTGCTATTTCTTGGATTGTACTATAAGCATGACCACTGGAAATTGTATGATTATGCATATCTATTAAATAACTCAATATAAAACTCCTTTCGTTAAGTCATATATTTTATTATATCATATCATCGATAACTTCTTTAAGCATATCCGAAAACGCTCGCGCTGCGATTGAATTCATATTAAATAAACCAGAGCAATAATTTAAAAGAGGACTACACTAATTAACTCTCTTTCTCATAGTAAATTGAAATATCAATAACGCTATAAGTATAAAGATTATTGATAATATAAATGAAGGTATATATGAATTGCTAAAATCAAAAGTAAAACCAATAAATAAAGGTCCAATAACACTTCCAAAGGCTCCAACTGCAGCAAGCACACCATATATAGAATTGTAATCATATTTATCAAATATCTTTTTGGCGATAATAGGAGTCGCTATGGTATTAAACGCACTAGCTACGCCTCCAAATACAATAAATAGTATCAAAGGTGTATAGTAATCAGCAAATATTAGTCCAATAAGTCCCAAGATAGTTATGCTGCATGAAATAGTTAATGATGATCTTATATTAAAGGAATCAAATATTTTTCCTAATATTATTTTCCCAATAGCCAATGCACCCATATATAAAGAAACTACATTTGCACTAAATGTAACGGAGTAACCTATATTAGTTAAGTGTGGAGAACCAGAATAGACTAAAGAGTTAACACTTATATTAAGTATTACTGAGCATAAGCATATAGCCCAAAATTCAATGGTTTTAGTAGCATCATTTAAACTCAATACTTCTTCTTCATCCTCTACAACATTTTTATTTTTATTAGTTGATGAACCTAAAGGGGTTAGCCCAAGGTCCTTAGGTTTAGTTCTTATAATAAAAAATGTACATGGTAATATTGAAATTAACATTATGAAAGCTAAAATTTGATAAGCAATACGCCATCCATATAAAGAAATCCACTGTCCCGCTAAAGAATTAAGGATCATCCCACCTACTCCACTTCCCATAAAGGCTATACCAATTGCCAGCCCTCTTTTTTCATTAAACCAATTATTTATTATTATGGCTAATGGCAATATACATAAGAGAGTAGTCGAAATACTAACAATAATCGTTAGGAAATAAATCATAGCTAATGAAGACGTTAGTGAATAGGAGAAATAGGATGCAAACAGAGTTAATGTGGAAATCATCATTAACTTTCTAATATTAAACTTTGAAAAGATCTTACCTGCAAACAGAGAAATTATCATCTGAGTAGCTGAACGAATAGTTAGGGTAGCATTAACTTGGGAACGTAAGAAATTCAGATCATTACTAATTGGCTCTATAAACAAGCTAGCACAGTTATAGACTGTACCCCAAACTGTAGCCATTATTACGAATCCAGCTGCCACAATATACCACCCATAAAATATCTTTCCGTTATAGAAACTATTTTTCATAAAATGTCCTCCTAATAATGCTTTGTCGATTAACAATGATTATATGTATATAAATGATTTATGTCAATAAACATGAATATATCCTACTTAAGTATCAGAAGAAATTGCATAGCAATTTCATCACACCACTGCAACGAGGTGTGGGAATATTTATTGCCTCGTTATATAAAGAGGATATAGATAAATTGCAGAGAATATACTAAATATATATTAAAAATTGGAGGGTAAAGAATGTATTTGTTAAATTAGACTCATTATGATATACTTAAATAAAATTAATAAGCGATGGGGAGCTCGTGAACGGGCTGAGAGGAAGTAATTAACTTCGACCCTTGAACCTGATTTGGATAATGCCAACGTAGGGAGTTTCATACGATTTATCTAGGTGTACCTTTCAGGTACACCTTTTGTTTTTCCATCGCAAAAGGAGGAAAATTTATGTTTAAAAAGGTATTAGAAAATGTAGAGCAAAATCCACAATTAATTCACTGTATTACTAATTATGTAACTGTAAATGATGTGGCTAATGCTATTTTGGCAAGTGGTAATTCACCAATTATGGCAGATGACAAGAATGAAGTTGAAGATATAACATCAGTTTGTAATGCTCTATGTATAAATATAGGTACATTAAATGAAAGAACTATAGAATCAATGATTATAGCTGGGAAAAAAGCTAATTTGTTAGGACATCCAGTAATTCTGGATCCAGTTGGTGCAGGAGCGTCTAAATTACGTACAGATACGACATTTAAACTATTGGATAACGTGAGGTTCTCAGTTATAAGGGGGAATATTTCAGAAATCAAAACAGTTTATGCAGGAAGCGGAACTACAAGGGGGGTTGACGCAGATATAAGTGATGCTGTAACAGAAGCAAATTTAGATGAAGCAGTTAAATTTGCTAAGGATTTAAGCTTAAAGTTGGGTGCTGTAATCGCAATTACAGGTGAAATTGATATAGTAGTTGGAACGAATAAAGTATATATAATTAGAAATGGGCATCCTTTAATGTCTAAGATAACTGGAACGGGATGTATGCTTTCAGGATTAATATCAGGATATGTTTCAGCAAACATGGATAATATCGTTGATGGAGTAGCTGCAGCAGTAAGCATAATGGGATTATGTGGAGAATTGGGTTACCAGAGGATTATACAAAATAATGGTGGAACCTCCTCTTTAAGAACATATATAATAGACGAGATAAGCAAGATGAATTGGGGAACATTGGAAAGGGGTATGAAGGTTGAATTACGATAGTAAATCTTTACTTTTATATGCAGTAACAGATTCTTCTTGGGTTGGGGATAGGACATTGGTTGAACAGGTAGAAGAGGCTATTCAAGGCGGAGCAACTATGATACAGTTGCGTGAAAAGAACTTACCAATAAATCAGTTTATTCATTTTGGTAAAGAAATCAAGAACATAACGGATAAACATAATATTCCATTAATAATAAATGATGAAGTTGAAGTAGCAATAGCCATAAATTCTACAGGCATTCATGTAGGACAAAATGATATGAATGCTGGTGACATCAGAGCTAAGGTGGGGGAAAGTATGATATTAGGGGTATCTGCTCAAACTGTAGAACAAGCACTGTTAGCAGAAAAACAAGGAGCAGATTATCTCGGTGTTGGTGCAGTTTTTTCAACTACTTCAAAGTCGGATGCAGATGATATTTCCTATGATACATTAAAGGAAATATGCAATGCTGTAAGTATCCCTGTAGTTGCTATTGGAGGAATAAACAAGAATAATATAAATAAGTTAATGGGAAGTGGAATTGTTGGTGTGGCTGTAATTTCAGCGATATTTGACCAGAAGGATATTATAAAAGCTACTAAGGAGTTAAAAGTAAAAGTTGAAAATATTATTGGGAGGTAACTATGAAAACTGTATTATCAATAGCAGGTTCGGATTGTAGTGGAGGAGCTGGAATTCAAGCTGATATAAAAACAATAACTTCACATAAGTTATATGCCATGAGTGCTATTACAGCATTGACTGCTCAAAATACAACAGGTGTTTATGGGGTTATGGAATCAACACCAGAATTTTTAGTGAATCAATTAGATTGTATATTTACAGATATATATCCTGATGCAATTAAAATAGGTATGGTATCAAATGAAAAACTAATAAAAGTAATTGTAGAAAAGTTAAAGGAATACAAAGCGAAAAATATAGTTGTGGACCCAGTTATGATTTCTACAAGCGGAAGTAAACTACTTGAGGATGGTGCAAAGGAAATTCTAATCAATGAGTTATTACCATTAGCAACAATAATAACTCCAAATATTCCAGAGTCAGAGGTACTATGCGGAATTGAAATAAAAGAACATAAAGATATGGAAAGAGCAGCAGAGATAATAGGAAGAAATATTAATGGCTCCATTTTAATTAAAGGCGGTCATAGTCTATACGATGCTAATGATCTACTATATTCAAATGGAAGTTATACATGGATTAAGGGTAAAAAAATAGATAATATAAATACTCATGGTACTGGATGTACATTATCATCTGCAATAGCTAGTAATCTTGCTTTAGGATATTCTGTATTAGAGAGTGTAGAAAAGTCAAAAAAATATATTTCGGAAGCTCTTAAGGCAAACTTAAATCTAGGTAAAGGCTCTGGCCCTTTAAATCATTGTTTTTCAATAAAGGGATTTGAATAATTCCATCATTTTAGATTTTACTTCAATTATTAGGGTATATTATCACTATAAAAATAATTTGAGGTGATTATGTGAAAGATTTAAAGTTTTACTATATGGAAGGCTGTCCATTTTGTAATAAAGTAAGAAAGTACATGAAAGATAATGATATAACAGTTGAAATGATGGATATACATGCAGATCATAAGAATCAGGAAGATTTAATAAAGTTGGGTGGAATAGATCAGGTTCCTATGCTGTTAATTGATGGAAAGCCATTATATGAGTCCGATGATATAATTCAGTGGTTTAAAGAGAATATGTAATTAAGGCAGGTTACAATGGAAAATTTAGAACAATATAGGGAAGAAATAGATGAGATAGATAAAAGACTGGTTGAACTCTTTGAGAGAAGGATGGAAACGGTTCTTAAAGTTGGTGCATATAAAAGAGAAAATAATTTGCCAATATTAGATGAAGACAGAGAGAATATTGTGATTGAAAAAAATATAACTCGATTAAAGAATAAAGCTTTTAAGGATGCATTAGAATCCTTCTTTATTCATTTGATGAATTTGAGCAAAAAAGAACAAGAGAAGATTATCAAATAATCTTCTCTACTATTTTCCAGCATCAAGCATTACTTTATTTTTAATTAGGAAGAAACTCATAAAGAACATCAATATTCCAGTTATAATAAGCATTTTTTCAATAGCTATAATATCTGCTAAAGGACCAAAGAAAAGCATTCCTAAAGGCATCACACTACTTGAAATCATATTTAAGACTCCAAAAACTCTACCTAAGTAATCTTGTTCTACCTTTTGCTGTAATAGAACTGTAGAAGGAGTATTAAAAAATGGCATAGTTAAACCCATAATCCCCATAGATGCTAAGTATATCCAGAAAAATGGTTTGAGACCTAAAGCAATAGTACCTATAGCTGTAACTATTGTAGATAGAGTCATTGTATATATCTTATTTTTGAAGCCACTCCAAGTAGCCATTATAAATCCACCTAGCATCATTCCCACAGACCAAGCTATTTCTGAAGCAGAAAGTCTCCATACTTCATCACCGTAGCTTCTTGCAATCTGTAAAGGTGTAAGAAATGCAAGAGGGCTTACTAATAAGAAAAACATAGTACAAAATAAGAAGAACTGTTTTACATAAGCATGATTTCTGATGTATACAATTCCCTCTTTTAAATCACTTAGATAATCAATATTTTGAGATTCAGCTACTTTTCTATGATCTGGAACTTCCACGAAAAATAATAGCATAAATATAGCAATGGCCGCTGTTATTACATCTATGAAGAAAATAGTCTCTATAGCGACTAATTCTACTAATGCTGCACTAACCATAGGTGAGATTAGAAATACCATAGACTGTATAGTGCCATTAACGGCATTTATTTTCGTAAGCATTTCCTTTGGCACCAATTGGGGCAGCAATGCATTTATAGCAGGTGAATGAATTCCAGAACCAAAGGCACGTATGGCTGACATTACAAATAATAACCAAATAGAACCATAACCAATTAAATAAAATATTGCCATTATAAGTGTAGCTATGGCAATAAATGCATCTGCAAAAATGATGATCTTCTTTCTATTGTATCTATCAGCCCAAACACCTGCAAAGGGTGATAGAAAGAAGGTAGGAAGAAACCCGCATATAATAAATATAGTCATCATTGTACCTGATTGAGTTTGTAAAGTTATATACCACATAATTGCATACTGAACTAAGCTTGAACCCAATAAGGATACGACTTGACCTGATAAGAATAAAATAATGTCCTTTTTCCAATCATTTCTTTGTGTCATAAATTACCTCTTTTCTCTTAAGTAAATATATAATACCCAATATAAAATATAATAATATAATGAGATTAAGATGTCATCAACTTTTAATCAGTTGAGTTTATCAATTTCCTTAAAGCTCTTTCGAAATCCTCATCTGCTTTAGGATTTCTTTTTTTAAATTTTGAGTATATGCCTTGCTCACGTCTTAGCTTACTATTCATATGCCTTCTATTTAGCATACCATCAATGTTTTCATTATTAATAATAAATCCATTCTGATTAATACATATTGCGCCTTTAGCTAAACACATGGCTGCAAGACCATGGTCTTGCGAAACTAGAATATCCCCTTTATCTATTCTATTTGCTATATAATAATCTGCACTGTCACTTGATATATCAACAGTTACTATTTCCGCATAACCATCTTCAATTTGTACTGCATAGTTTTTAACAACTATAATATGAATTTCAAATTCCTTAGCTACCTTAATACTTATATCTACTACTGGACACCCATCTGCATCTACAAAAATTTTCATTTAAGCACCCCATTATTTACCTATATTATTCTCCCTTATAATTATACAATAATAAACCCCCACTTAAAACAGTGGGGGAATTAAATTATGCTGTTCCAACATTAATACCATTATCAGTATAATAAAATGATTTTCTTTGCATAGAGTCACGTACTTTCATCTGGAAGGGACCTATTTTAATACTTGTTCCAGGGAAAACTGTGTCTGTACAAATGATACGACCATAGCCTTTCGCCTTAACAGATTCGTCAATTTGTTGTAATTCCTGTTTTCCATTAATTAATAAGGAATTTACTTCTTTATAACTATAAAGGGCATCCTCATACATTCTTTTCTTATCAGGTGTTAGACGGTTAGCAGTATCGTATTGTTGTAATAAAGAAATTAGAGACTTTAGACTGTTTAATTTATTCTCTAACAATGGAATTTCTTTTAAGAGTTTTTGCTGTTTTTCAATATTATTTGAATCTGTCCCAATTTCTAAAAAAGTTCTTACTGCAGCACTAGAACCTATAAAACGTGTTTGAATGTTCTCACCTGCAATACATGTACCTCCAACAATTTTGGATTTACTCCCCATTGTTTGAAGTGTTTTTCC
The DNA window shown above is from Tissierella sp. Yu-01 and carries:
- the recR gene encoding recombination mediator RecR gives rise to the protein MDFYALPIANLIEQFSKLPGIGRKTAQRLAFYVLEMDEIDSDKLANAIIDAKEKIKLCSVCCDLTDDDPCHLCKDETRDKSMICVVEGAKDKIAMERSREFKGQYHILHGVISPMDNIGPADIKVRELLNRLDNDDVKEVIIATNPTVEGEATALYLSKLIKPLGIKVTRIAHGIPVGGDLEFFDEVTLAKAMDNRREI
- a CDS encoding phosphatase, with the protein product MSYLIDMHNHTISSGHAYSTIQEIAKVASDKGLKYVGITDHGPSLQGAANIWHIGNLRVVPETIYGVNILKGVEANILNEFGDIDVPEKFLEHLDIVLAGLHEGPSEIMDVYRNTQAVLNVMENKYVDIIVHLGNPRFPIHYEEIVLKAKETNKLIEINNSSLHTSRSGSKDNCLEIALICKKYNVPMIFSSDSHISFDVGRFDEIFKLLEGANIPEELIINSTVERFENYMKAKGKHRFVQ
- a CDS encoding MFS transporter — encoded protein: MKNSFYNGKIFYGWYIVAAGFVIMATVWGTVYNCASLFIEPISNDLNFLRSQVNATLTIRSATQMIISLFAGKIFSKFNIRKLMMISTLTLFASYFSYSLTSSLAMIYFLTIIVSISTTLLCILPLAIIINNWFNEKRGLAIGIAFMGSGVGGMILNSLAGQWISLYGWRIAYQILAFIMLISILPCTFFIIRTKPKDLGLTPLGSSTNKNKNVVEDEEEVLSLNDATKTIEFWAICLCSVILNISVNSLVYSGSPHLTNIGYSVTFSANVVSLYMGALAIGKIILGKIFDSFNIRSSLTISCSITILGLIGLIFADYYTPLILFIVFGGVASAFNTIATPIIAKKIFDKYDYNSIYGVLAAVGAFGSVIGPLFIGFTFDFSNSYIPSFILSIIFILIALLIFQFTMRKRVN
- the thiM gene encoding hydroxyethylthiazole kinase yields the protein MFKKVLENVEQNPQLIHCITNYVTVNDVANAILASGNSPIMADDKNEVEDITSVCNALCINIGTLNERTIESMIIAGKKANLLGHPVILDPVGAGASKLRTDTTFKLLDNVRFSVIRGNISEIKTVYAGSGTTRGVDADISDAVTEANLDEAVKFAKDLSLKLGAVIAITGEIDIVVGTNKVYIIRNGHPLMSKITGTGCMLSGLISGYVSANMDNIVDGVAAAVSIMGLCGELGYQRIIQNNGGTSSLRTYIIDEISKMNWGTLERGMKVELR
- the thiE gene encoding thiamine phosphate synthase, giving the protein MNYDSKSLLLYAVTDSSWVGDRTLVEQVEEAIQGGATMIQLREKNLPINQFIHFGKEIKNITDKHNIPLIINDEVEVAIAINSTGIHVGQNDMNAGDIRAKVGESMILGVSAQTVEQALLAEKQGADYLGVGAVFSTTSKSDADDISYDTLKEICNAVSIPVVAIGGINKNNINKLMGSGIVGVAVISAIFDQKDIIKATKELKVKVENIIGR
- the thiD gene encoding bifunctional hydroxymethylpyrimidine kinase/phosphomethylpyrimidine kinase; translated protein: MKTVLSIAGSDCSGGAGIQADIKTITSHKLYAMSAITALTAQNTTGVYGVMESTPEFLVNQLDCIFTDIYPDAIKIGMVSNEKLIKVIVEKLKEYKAKNIVVDPVMISTSGSKLLEDGAKEILINELLPLATIITPNIPESEVLCGIEIKEHKDMERAAEIIGRNINGSILIKGGHSLYDANDLLYSNGSYTWIKGKKIDNINTHGTGCTLSSAIASNLALGYSVLESVEKSKKYISEALKANLNLGKGSGPLNHCFSIKGFE
- a CDS encoding glutathione S-transferase N-terminal domain-containing protein, encoding MKDLKFYYMEGCPFCNKVRKYMKDNDITVEMMDIHADHKNQEDLIKLGGIDQVPMLLIDGKPLYESDDIIQWFKENM
- a CDS encoding chorismate mutase, which gives rise to MENLEQYREEIDEIDKRLVELFERRMETVLKVGAYKRENNLPILDEDRENIVIEKNITRLKNKAFKDALESFFIHLMNLSKKEQEKIIK
- a CDS encoding MFS transporter — translated: MTQRNDWKKDIILFLSGQVVSLLGSSLVQYAIMWYITLQTQSGTMMTIFIICGFLPTFFLSPFAGVWADRYNRKKIIIFADAFIAIATLIMAIFYLIGYGSIWLLFVMSAIRAFGSGIHSPAINALLPQLVPKEMLTKINAVNGTIQSMVFLISPMVSAALVELVAIETIFFIDVITAAIAIFMLLFFVEVPDHRKVAESQNIDYLSDLKEGIVYIRNHAYVKQFFLFCTMFFLLVSPLAFLTPLQIARSYGDEVWRLSASEIAWSVGMMLGGFIMATWSGFKNKIYTMTLSTIVTAIGTIALGLKPFFWIYLASMGIMGLTMPFFNTPSTVLLQQKVEQDYLGRVFGVLNMISSSVMPLGMLFFGPLADIIAIEKMLIITGILMFFMSFFLIKNKVMLDAGK
- a CDS encoding DUF188 domain-containing protein, giving the protein MKIFVDADGCPVVDISIKVAKEFEIHIIVVKNYAVQIEDGYAEIVTVDISSDSADYYIANRIDKGDILVSQDHGLAAMCLAKGAICINQNGFIINNENIDGMLNRRHMNSKLRREQGIYSKFKKRNPKADEDFERALRKLINSTD